A single genomic interval of Takifugu flavidus isolate HTHZ2018 chromosome 19, ASM371156v2, whole genome shotgun sequence harbors:
- the ppp2r5cb gene encoding protein phosphatase 2, regulatory subunit B', gamma b isoform X1, whose translation MSACTGATGDMVLDAAGSNGPFQPLALVHFRDVPPAEQEKLFIQKLRQCCVLFDFVSDPLSDLKWKEVKRAALSEMVEFITHNRNVVTEPIYPEVVHMFAVNIFRTLPPSSNPTGAEFDPEEDEPTLEAAWPHIQLVYEFFLRFLESPDFQPNVAKKYIDQKFVMQLLDLFDSEDPRERDFLKTTLHRIYGKFLGLRAYIRKQINHIFYRFIYETEHHNGIAELLEILGSIINGFALPLKEEHKIFLLKVLLPLHKVKSLSVYHPQLAYCVVQFLEKDSTLTEPTVMALLKYWPKTHSPKEVMFLNELEEILDVIEPSEFVKVMEPLFRQLAKCVSSPHFQVAERALYYWNNEYIMSLISDNAAKILPIMFPSLYRNSKTHWNKTIHGLIYNALKLFMEMNQKLFDDCTQQFRAEKSKEKAKWMERDEAWLKIENLAKSNPQVLAPPSGIRATNFLMYRDSAGPERPVDMETDGPPLDDVNMLKKTVQEEATEIQKEQRRERPLVRRKSELPRDICTVTALELHRRAEEMLTPEGQ comes from the exons ATGTCGGCATGTACCGGAGCGACCGGTGACATGGTTCTGGATGCAGCAGGCTCCAACGGGCCTTTTCAGCCTCTGGCCCTGGTGCATTTTAGAG ACGTTCCCCCCGCGGAGCAGGAGAAGCTGTTCATCCAGAAGCTGCGGCAGTGCTGCGTCCTCTTCGACTTCGTTTCGGACCCCCTGAGCGACCTAAAATGGAAGGAAGTGAAACGGGCGGCTCTGAGCGAGATGGTGGAGTTCATCACCCACAACAGGAACGTGGTCACAGAGCCCATCTACCCAGAGGTGGTTCACATG tttGCTGTAAATATATTCCGAACGTTGCCGCCGTCGTCCAACCCCACAGGAGCCGAGTTTGACCCCGAAGAAGACGAGCCGACGCTAGAAGCAGCCTGGCCACACAtccaa CTCGTCTATGAATTCTTCCTCCGCTTCTTGGAGTCGCCGGATTTTCAACCAAACGTAGCCAAAAAATATATCGACCAGAAGTTTGTAATGCAG CTCTTAGATCTGTTCGACAGCGAAGATCCCAGAGAAAGAGATTTCTTAAAGACGACTCTTCATCGCATCTACGGCAAGTTCCTGGGCCTGAGAGCGTACATTCGGAAGCAGATTAATCACATATTTTATCG GTTCATTTATGAGACCGAGCACCATAACGGAATAGCAGAACTACTGGAAATTTTAGGCAG TATAATTAACGGCTTTGCGTTACCTTTAAAAGAAGAGCACAAGATTttcctgctgaaggttctgctgccGCTACACAAAGTCAAGTCTCTCAGCGTGTACCACCCACAG ctGGCCTACTGCGTGGTACAGTTCCTGGAGAAGGACAGCACCCTCACGGAGCCG ACGGTGATGGCTCTGTTGAAGTACTGGCCAAAGACCCACAGTCCCAAAGAGGTGATGTTCCTCAACgagctggaggagatcctgGACGTCATCGAGCCGTCCGAGTTTGTCAAAGTCATGGAGCCTCTCTTCAGGCAGCTGGCCAAGTGTGTGTCCAGCCCTCACTTTCAG GTGGCCGAGCGAGCTCTGTACTACTGGAACAACGAGTACATCATGAGCCTGATCAGTGACAACGCTGCCAAGATCCTGCCCATCATGTTCCCGTCTCTGTACCGCAACTCAAAGACCCACTGGAACAA GACCATCCACGGGCTCATCTACAACGCGCTGAAGCTCTTCATGGAGATGAACCAGAAGCTGTTTGATGACTGCACCCAGCAGTTCAGGGCGGAGAAAAGCAA AGAAAAAGCCAAATGGATGGAAAGAGACGAAGCCTGGCTGAAGATCGAGAACCTGGCTAAATCCAACCCACAGGTACTGGCCCCCCCCAGTGGGATCAGAGCAACCAAT TTTCTGATGTACCGCGACTCCGCGGGTCCAGAAAGACCGGTGGACATGGAGACAGACGGGCCACCGCTCGACGATGTCAACATGCTGAAGAAAACCGTACAGGAAGAAGCcacagag ATCCAGAAGGAGCAGCGTCGGGAGCGCCCGCTGGTGCGGAGGAAATCCGAACTGCCCAGAGACATCTGCACCGTCACGGCCTTGGAGCTGCACCGGCGAGCCGAGGAGATGCTCACACCCGAAGGCCAGTGA
- the ppp2r5cb gene encoding protein phosphatase 2, regulatory subunit B', gamma b isoform X6: MVEFITHNRNVVTEPIYPEVVHMFAVNIFRTLPPSSNPTGAEFDPEEDEPTLEAAWPHIQLVYEFFLRFLESPDFQPNVAKKYIDQKFVMQLLDLFDSEDPRERDFLKTTLHRIYGKFLGLRAYIRKQINHIFYRFIYETEHHNGIAELLEILGSIINGFALPLKEEHKIFLLKVLLPLHKVKSLSVYHPQLAYCVVQFLEKDSTLTEPTVMALLKYWPKTHSPKEVMFLNELEEILDVIEPSEFVKVMEPLFRQLAKCVSSPHFQVAERALYYWNNEYIMSLISDNAAKILPIMFPSLYRNSKTHWNKTIHGLIYNALKLFMEMNQKLFDDCTQQFRAEKSKEKAKWMERDEAWLKIENLAKSNPQVLAPPSGIRATNFLMYRDSAGPERPVDMETDGPPLDDVNMLKKTVQEEATEIQKEQRRERPLVRRKSELPRDICTVTALELHRRAEEMLTPEGQ, translated from the exons ATGGTGGAGTTCATCACCCACAACAGGAACGTGGTCACAGAGCCCATCTACCCAGAGGTGGTTCACATG tttGCTGTAAATATATTCCGAACGTTGCCGCCGTCGTCCAACCCCACAGGAGCCGAGTTTGACCCCGAAGAAGACGAGCCGACGCTAGAAGCAGCCTGGCCACACAtccaa CTCGTCTATGAATTCTTCCTCCGCTTCTTGGAGTCGCCGGATTTTCAACCAAACGTAGCCAAAAAATATATCGACCAGAAGTTTGTAATGCAG CTCTTAGATCTGTTCGACAGCGAAGATCCCAGAGAAAGAGATTTCTTAAAGACGACTCTTCATCGCATCTACGGCAAGTTCCTGGGCCTGAGAGCGTACATTCGGAAGCAGATTAATCACATATTTTATCG GTTCATTTATGAGACCGAGCACCATAACGGAATAGCAGAACTACTGGAAATTTTAGGCAG TATAATTAACGGCTTTGCGTTACCTTTAAAAGAAGAGCACAAGATTttcctgctgaaggttctgctgccGCTACACAAAGTCAAGTCTCTCAGCGTGTACCACCCACAG ctGGCCTACTGCGTGGTACAGTTCCTGGAGAAGGACAGCACCCTCACGGAGCCG ACGGTGATGGCTCTGTTGAAGTACTGGCCAAAGACCCACAGTCCCAAAGAGGTGATGTTCCTCAACgagctggaggagatcctgGACGTCATCGAGCCGTCCGAGTTTGTCAAAGTCATGGAGCCTCTCTTCAGGCAGCTGGCCAAGTGTGTGTCCAGCCCTCACTTTCAG GTGGCCGAGCGAGCTCTGTACTACTGGAACAACGAGTACATCATGAGCCTGATCAGTGACAACGCTGCCAAGATCCTGCCCATCATGTTCCCGTCTCTGTACCGCAACTCAAAGACCCACTGGAACAA GACCATCCACGGGCTCATCTACAACGCGCTGAAGCTCTTCATGGAGATGAACCAGAAGCTGTTTGATGACTGCACCCAGCAGTTCAGGGCGGAGAAAAGCAA AGAAAAAGCCAAATGGATGGAAAGAGACGAAGCCTGGCTGAAGATCGAGAACCTGGCTAAATCCAACCCACAGGTACTGGCCCCCCCCAGTGGGATCAGAGCAACCAAT TTTCTGATGTACCGCGACTCCGCGGGTCCAGAAAGACCGGTGGACATGGAGACAGACGGGCCACCGCTCGACGATGTCAACATGCTGAAGAAAACCGTACAGGAAGAAGCcacagag ATCCAGAAGGAGCAGCGTCGGGAGCGCCCGCTGGTGCGGAGGAAATCCGAACTGCCCAGAGACATCTGCACCGTCACGGCCTTGGAGCTGCACCGGCGAGCCGAGGAGATGCTCACACCCGAAGGCCAGTGA
- the ppp2r5cb gene encoding protein phosphatase 2, regulatory subunit B', gamma b isoform X2: MSACTGATGDMVLDAAGSNGPFQPLALVHFRDVPPAEQEKLFIQKLRQCCVLFDFVSDPLSDLKWKEVKRAALSEMVEFITHNRNVVTEPIYPEVVHMFAVNIFRTLPPSSNPTGAEFDPEEDEPTLEAAWPHIQLVYEFFLRFLESPDFQPNVAKKYIDQKFVMQLLDLFDSEDPRERDFLKTTLHRIYGKFLGLRAYIRKQINHIFYRFIYETEHHNGIAELLEILGSIINGFALPLKEEHKIFLLKVLLPLHKVKSLSVYHPQLAYCVVQFLEKDSTLTEPTVMALLKYWPKTHSPKEVMFLNELEEILDVIEPSEFVKVMEPLFRQLAKCVSSPHFQVAERALYYWNNEYIMSLISDNAAKILPIMFPSLYRNSKTHWNKTIHGLIYNALKLFMEMNQKLFDDCTQQFRAEKSKEKAKWMERDEAWLKIENLAKSNPQFLMYRDSAGPERPVDMETDGPPLDDVNMLKKTVQEEATEIQKEQRRERPLVRRKSELPRDICTVTALELHRRAEEMLTPEGQ; the protein is encoded by the exons ATGTCGGCATGTACCGGAGCGACCGGTGACATGGTTCTGGATGCAGCAGGCTCCAACGGGCCTTTTCAGCCTCTGGCCCTGGTGCATTTTAGAG ACGTTCCCCCCGCGGAGCAGGAGAAGCTGTTCATCCAGAAGCTGCGGCAGTGCTGCGTCCTCTTCGACTTCGTTTCGGACCCCCTGAGCGACCTAAAATGGAAGGAAGTGAAACGGGCGGCTCTGAGCGAGATGGTGGAGTTCATCACCCACAACAGGAACGTGGTCACAGAGCCCATCTACCCAGAGGTGGTTCACATG tttGCTGTAAATATATTCCGAACGTTGCCGCCGTCGTCCAACCCCACAGGAGCCGAGTTTGACCCCGAAGAAGACGAGCCGACGCTAGAAGCAGCCTGGCCACACAtccaa CTCGTCTATGAATTCTTCCTCCGCTTCTTGGAGTCGCCGGATTTTCAACCAAACGTAGCCAAAAAATATATCGACCAGAAGTTTGTAATGCAG CTCTTAGATCTGTTCGACAGCGAAGATCCCAGAGAAAGAGATTTCTTAAAGACGACTCTTCATCGCATCTACGGCAAGTTCCTGGGCCTGAGAGCGTACATTCGGAAGCAGATTAATCACATATTTTATCG GTTCATTTATGAGACCGAGCACCATAACGGAATAGCAGAACTACTGGAAATTTTAGGCAG TATAATTAACGGCTTTGCGTTACCTTTAAAAGAAGAGCACAAGATTttcctgctgaaggttctgctgccGCTACACAAAGTCAAGTCTCTCAGCGTGTACCACCCACAG ctGGCCTACTGCGTGGTACAGTTCCTGGAGAAGGACAGCACCCTCACGGAGCCG ACGGTGATGGCTCTGTTGAAGTACTGGCCAAAGACCCACAGTCCCAAAGAGGTGATGTTCCTCAACgagctggaggagatcctgGACGTCATCGAGCCGTCCGAGTTTGTCAAAGTCATGGAGCCTCTCTTCAGGCAGCTGGCCAAGTGTGTGTCCAGCCCTCACTTTCAG GTGGCCGAGCGAGCTCTGTACTACTGGAACAACGAGTACATCATGAGCCTGATCAGTGACAACGCTGCCAAGATCCTGCCCATCATGTTCCCGTCTCTGTACCGCAACTCAAAGACCCACTGGAACAA GACCATCCACGGGCTCATCTACAACGCGCTGAAGCTCTTCATGGAGATGAACCAGAAGCTGTTTGATGACTGCACCCAGCAGTTCAGGGCGGAGAAAAGCAA AGAAAAAGCCAAATGGATGGAAAGAGACGAAGCCTGGCTGAAGATCGAGAACCTGGCTAAATCCAACCCACAG TTTCTGATGTACCGCGACTCCGCGGGTCCAGAAAGACCGGTGGACATGGAGACAGACGGGCCACCGCTCGACGATGTCAACATGCTGAAGAAAACCGTACAGGAAGAAGCcacagag ATCCAGAAGGAGCAGCGTCGGGAGCGCCCGCTGGTGCGGAGGAAATCCGAACTGCCCAGAGACATCTGCACCGTCACGGCCTTGGAGCTGCACCGGCGAGCCGAGGAGATGCTCACACCCGAAGGCCAGTGA
- the ppp2r5cb gene encoding protein phosphatase 2, regulatory subunit B', gamma b isoform X5, translated as MEGWLFNCHQDGVKHQDSWLTQYVPPAEQEKLFIQKLRQCCVLFDFVSDPLSDLKWKEVKRAALSEMVEFITHNRNVVTEPIYPEVVHMFAVNIFRTLPPSSNPTGAEFDPEEDEPTLEAAWPHIQLVYEFFLRFLESPDFQPNVAKKYIDQKFVMQLLDLFDSEDPRERDFLKTTLHRIYGKFLGLRAYIRKQINHIFYRFIYETEHHNGIAELLEILGSIINGFALPLKEEHKIFLLKVLLPLHKVKSLSVYHPQLAYCVVQFLEKDSTLTEPTVMALLKYWPKTHSPKEVMFLNELEEILDVIEPSEFVKVMEPLFRQLAKCVSSPHFQVAERALYYWNNEYIMSLISDNAAKILPIMFPSLYRNSKTHWNKTIHGLIYNALKLFMEMNQKLFDDCTQQFRAEKSKEKAKWMERDEAWLKIENLAKSNPQVLAPPSGIRATNFLMYRDSAGPERPVDMETDGPPLDDVNMLKKTVQEEATEIQKEQRRERPLVRRKSELPRDICTVTALELHRRAEEMLTPEGQ; from the exons ATGGAGGGATGGCTCTTTAACTGCCATCAGGATGGCGTTAAACACCAGGATTCTTGGTTGACTCAAT ACGTTCCCCCCGCGGAGCAGGAGAAGCTGTTCATCCAGAAGCTGCGGCAGTGCTGCGTCCTCTTCGACTTCGTTTCGGACCCCCTGAGCGACCTAAAATGGAAGGAAGTGAAACGGGCGGCTCTGAGCGAGATGGTGGAGTTCATCACCCACAACAGGAACGTGGTCACAGAGCCCATCTACCCAGAGGTGGTTCACATG tttGCTGTAAATATATTCCGAACGTTGCCGCCGTCGTCCAACCCCACAGGAGCCGAGTTTGACCCCGAAGAAGACGAGCCGACGCTAGAAGCAGCCTGGCCACACAtccaa CTCGTCTATGAATTCTTCCTCCGCTTCTTGGAGTCGCCGGATTTTCAACCAAACGTAGCCAAAAAATATATCGACCAGAAGTTTGTAATGCAG CTCTTAGATCTGTTCGACAGCGAAGATCCCAGAGAAAGAGATTTCTTAAAGACGACTCTTCATCGCATCTACGGCAAGTTCCTGGGCCTGAGAGCGTACATTCGGAAGCAGATTAATCACATATTTTATCG GTTCATTTATGAGACCGAGCACCATAACGGAATAGCAGAACTACTGGAAATTTTAGGCAG TATAATTAACGGCTTTGCGTTACCTTTAAAAGAAGAGCACAAGATTttcctgctgaaggttctgctgccGCTACACAAAGTCAAGTCTCTCAGCGTGTACCACCCACAG ctGGCCTACTGCGTGGTACAGTTCCTGGAGAAGGACAGCACCCTCACGGAGCCG ACGGTGATGGCTCTGTTGAAGTACTGGCCAAAGACCCACAGTCCCAAAGAGGTGATGTTCCTCAACgagctggaggagatcctgGACGTCATCGAGCCGTCCGAGTTTGTCAAAGTCATGGAGCCTCTCTTCAGGCAGCTGGCCAAGTGTGTGTCCAGCCCTCACTTTCAG GTGGCCGAGCGAGCTCTGTACTACTGGAACAACGAGTACATCATGAGCCTGATCAGTGACAACGCTGCCAAGATCCTGCCCATCATGTTCCCGTCTCTGTACCGCAACTCAAAGACCCACTGGAACAA GACCATCCACGGGCTCATCTACAACGCGCTGAAGCTCTTCATGGAGATGAACCAGAAGCTGTTTGATGACTGCACCCAGCAGTTCAGGGCGGAGAAAAGCAA AGAAAAAGCCAAATGGATGGAAAGAGACGAAGCCTGGCTGAAGATCGAGAACCTGGCTAAATCCAACCCACAGGTACTGGCCCCCCCCAGTGGGATCAGAGCAACCAAT TTTCTGATGTACCGCGACTCCGCGGGTCCAGAAAGACCGGTGGACATGGAGACAGACGGGCCACCGCTCGACGATGTCAACATGCTGAAGAAAACCGTACAGGAAGAAGCcacagag ATCCAGAAGGAGCAGCGTCGGGAGCGCCCGCTGGTGCGGAGGAAATCCGAACTGCCCAGAGACATCTGCACCGTCACGGCCTTGGAGCTGCACCGGCGAGCCGAGGAGATGCTCACACCCGAAGGCCAGTGA